The DNA segment TTCTTTCCATCCCTCGTGCCACAGCGACTGGTCATCGAAAGTCATCTCTCGACCCTCAGCGGAGATATCACTCATTGCTATCCATTGATCAGGCATAATTTCCTCCGTTGCCCTTGTACCCGACATACAAAAACGTTACACTAAAAAGCCTCTGCAAGAGCCATTTTGACCAGGCAGCGATCTTTTCCAGACAAGCGGTTTTTTGGCCACAAAGGGCACCGCGAGTGTTCGGGCAACCGCTGCTTCCTATATGGGAAGTTTTTCCGTTGTCAAGAAAAAAACCCTTGCCATTTGTGAAAAGGCTCGGTAATGAATCACTCCCGCTGACGGAGGAAGCTACCAACCTCATGCAGCGACTCAACACGAAAAACAAACGATTCTATAAGAATACGCGAGGAGGTCGCAATGTCCCAGGTTTGCGATATATGTGGTAAAGGTCCCCAGAGCGGCAACAATGTCAGCCACTCCCACATCAAGACCAAACGCCGTTTCATGCCTAACCTGCAAAAGGTCCGCCACCAGTTGGAGTCCGGGCAGGTTGTGAGCATTAAGGCTTGCACGCGCTGCATTCGTAACGGAGCTATCACCAAGCCCGTCGCCGCCCCAAAGACCGGCGCCTAAGTCTCCCAGCATTTCGCTCTATGAGCATAGCTGCTGCCGAATTGACTCGGTAGCAGCTTTTTTGCGTTTCTCTTCACAGCCCTCCATGACTATAATACCTTTTATTGCACACTCATTTTATACTATATAAGAAATAAGGTACCCGTTCCAACCTGAGCGCCAATCGAATTGCATAAGGGGGGGAGGAAGAGATGCTCACGCTCAGAGGTTTCAGTCTTATATGGCTAGCGACCTTCCTGCTGACCGGCT comes from the Pseudodesulfovibrio piezophilus C1TLV30 genome and includes:
- the rpmB gene encoding 50S ribosomal protein L28; the encoded protein is MSQVCDICGKGPQSGNNVSHSHIKTKRRFMPNLQKVRHQLESGQVVSIKACTRCIRNGAITKPVAAPKTGA